A genome region from Flammeovirga agarivorans includes the following:
- the sbcB gene encoding exodeoxyribonuclease I, whose protein sequence is MNPTSFFFYDYETFGRDPRKDKIAQFAGIRTDIDLNPIGDPITLFCKPSKDFLPDPEACLITGITPQIADAQGIKEFQFMGQIKNLLGAKGTCHIGYNNIKFDDEFTRFGFYKNFINPYSHEWADNNSRLDALDILRFTYALRPEGIVWPENDEGKKSFKLEHLSVANKILHENAHDATADVLATVEVLRLVKTHQPKLFNYAMKMRNKAEVKNMINNAMSNQQCLLTVSPFVPVENGHLAFMYPICYDTKNSNAVIAYDLRTNPELLKDISIEDLKALIFKKKEDMKEGDVRPGLQQLYINRSSIFAETRTLSKARALELNISLDTIEENRKKMTSILNDTSIMEKVKEVFNSQYDIDPDVDTQLYNGFISNNDQNLANRIDNIASNAPQNLNANYFPFSDERLKEMLFRFKGRNFFEILDHQEKEEFKSFCRSKVMDVTNDSIGITVYKEQIKSMIEEDTKDGRAKGILTSLLVYADRLESELQ, encoded by the coding sequence ATGAACCCGACATCATTCTTTTTTTATGATTATGAGACTTTTGGGAGAGACCCAAGAAAAGATAAAATTGCACAATTTGCCGGAATCAGAACTGATATTGATCTAAATCCGATTGGAGATCCTATCACTTTATTCTGTAAGCCATCAAAAGACTTTCTTCCAGATCCGGAAGCTTGTTTAATAACAGGTATTACACCACAAATAGCAGATGCTCAAGGGATAAAGGAATTCCAGTTTATGGGACAAATTAAAAATCTGTTGGGAGCCAAAGGAACTTGTCATATCGGCTATAATAATATCAAGTTTGATGACGAATTCACTCGTTTCGGATTCTATAAGAATTTTATCAATCCATATTCTCATGAATGGGCAGACAATAATTCAAGGCTAGATGCATTAGATATCTTAAGATTTACTTATGCCTTAAGACCGGAAGGAATTGTATGGCCTGAAAATGATGAAGGAAAGAAAAGTTTTAAGCTTGAACATCTCTCTGTAGCAAATAAGATACTTCATGAAAATGCACATGATGCTACTGCAGACGTTTTAGCAACTGTTGAAGTATTGAGACTGGTAAAAACTCATCAACCTAAGTTGTTTAATTATGCAATGAAGATGAGAAATAAGGCCGAAGTAAAAAACATGATCAATAATGCAATGTCGAATCAACAATGTTTATTGACAGTTTCTCCTTTTGTACCGGTAGAAAATGGTCATCTCGCATTTATGTATCCTATATGCTACGATACTAAAAATAGCAATGCAGTAATAGCATACGATTTAAGAACTAATCCAGAACTCTTAAAAGATATTTCAATTGAAGATTTGAAGGCACTAATCTTTAAGAAGAAAGAAGATATGAAGGAAGGAGATGTAAGGCCTGGATTACAACAGTTATATATCAATCGCTCGAGTATTTTTGCAGAAACTAGAACTTTATCAAAAGCAAGAGCATTGGAATTGAATATTTCATTGGATACCATTGAGGAAAACAGAAAGAAAATGACAAGTATCTTAAATGATACATCTATAATGGAAAAAGTCAAAGAAGTTTTTAACTCACAATATGATATTGACCCAGATGTAGATACTCAGTTATACAATGGTTTTATTTCTAATAATGATCAAAACCTTGCTAATAGAATTGATAACATTGCTTCTAATGCACCTCAAAATTTAAATGCTAACTATTTTCCATTTTCTGATGAACGTTTAAAAGAAATGTTATTCAGGTTCAAAGGACGTAACTTCTTTGAGATTTTAGACCATCAAGAAAAGGAAGAGTTCAAATCTTTCTGTAGATCAAAAGTGATGGATGTGACTAATGATAGTATTGGTATCACAGTCTATAAAGAACAAATAAAGTCTATGATCGAAGAGGATACTAAAGATGGTAGGGCCAAAGGTATTTTGACTTCCTTATTGGTTTATGCAGATAGATTAGAATCAGAGCTTCAATAG
- a CDS encoding plasmid mobilization protein yields the protein MAKYIYYKKPFEEVEKLAKNDKKSLKDYIKGLPSSDIKNFETRKAFFQSFTSKRKAAWKGDEATSMIFVDGVKPYALSTKDFLEEYRIAIQHRGRKPRKKGGSNKIVTFRMSKEEYNDLETQANKKNQKVSDYIRTLIEEDMKKK from the coding sequence ATGGCAAAGTATATTTACTATAAAAAACCTTTTGAAGAGGTTGAAAAGTTAGCGAAGAACGATAAGAAATCTTTGAAAGATTATATTAAGGGTCTTCCATCTTCAGATATAAAAAACTTTGAAACTAGAAAGGCCTTCTTCCAAAGTTTTACGTCTAAAAGAAAAGCCGCCTGGAAAGGTGACGAAGCAACATCTATGATTTTCGTAGATGGTGTTAAACCGTATGCTTTATCTACAAAGGATTTTTTAGAGGAATATCGTATTGCCATCCAACACCGAGGTAGAAAGCCAAGAAAGAAAGGTGGATCGAATAAGATTGTCACTTTCCGTATGTCTAAGGAAGAATATAATGATTTAGAGACACAGGCGAATAAGAAAAATCAGAAGGTATCGGATTATATTAGAACTCTGATTGAAGAGGATATGAAAAAGAAATAG